One window from the genome of Ignavibacteriales bacterium encodes:
- a CDS encoding GIY-YIG nuclease family protein, whose translation MYILQSLKDGRYYIGSTSDVRKRFEYHNTGRTGYTKKYQPWVLIYFEEFETRAEAVRREKYLKSQKNIKRFLESVNVNSVG comes from the coding sequence ATGTATATATTGCAAAGTCTGAAAGATGGAAGATATTATATAGGTTCCACATCAGATGTAAGAAAAAGGTTTGAATATCATAACACTGGAAGAACAGGTTATACAAAGAAATATCAACCGTGGGTTCTTATTTATTTTGAAGAATTTGAGACAAGAGCAGAAGCTGTAAGACGAGAAAAATATCTTAAATCACAAAAAAATATTAAGAGGTTTTTGGAGTCAGTTAATGTCAACTCAGTTGGCTAG
- the secE gene encoding preprotein translocase subunit SecE, whose protein sequence is MKEKIINFFNDVVKEMKKVTWPTQEELKESTTVVIVVCLIIAAFTYLIDMAITQIFKGIF, encoded by the coding sequence ATGAAAGAAAAAATAATCAATTTTTTTAATGATGTTGTCAAGGAAATGAAAAAGGTTACTTGGCCAACTCAGGAAGAACTAAAAGAATCAACTACTGTCGTAATAGTTGTTTGTCTTATTATTGCAGCCTTTACATATCTTATTGATATGGCAATCACTCAAATATTTAAAGGGATTTTTTAG
- the nusG gene encoding transcription termination/antitermination protein NusG, translating to MMELKWYVVRTFSGHENKVKSLIDVELKDNIQLKAKIQDVLVPTEKVFEVKDGKKKTKNKNFFPGYILVQADLDNQVKDFILNTPSVMGFLGTGKNPNPLQPDEVKRIVGRLTQDQDSERMETIFRVGDFVKINDGPFNNFSGYIQEVNEEKMKIKVMVSIFGRKTPIEIDFVQAELEK from the coding sequence ATGATGGAATTGAAGTGGTATGTGGTTAGGACTTTTTCCGGGCATGAGAACAAAGTAAAGTCTTTAATTGATGTTGAACTTAAAGATAATATTCAATTAAAAGCAAAAATTCAGGATGTTTTAGTTCCTACTGAAAAAGTATTTGAAGTTAAAGATGGAAAAAAGAAGACTAAAAATAAAAATTTCTTCCCTGGATATATTTTAGTTCAAGCTGATTTAGACAATCAGGTTAAAGATTTCATCCTAAATACTCCATCAGTTATGGGGTTTTTAGGGACAGGAAAAAATCCAAATCCTCTTCAACCAGATGAAGTTAAAAGAATAGTTGGTAGATTAACTCAAGATCAAGACTCTGAAAGGATGGAAACTATCTTTAGAGTTGGAGATTTTGTTAAAATAAATGATGGTCCGTTCAACAATTTCTCTGGGTATATTCAAGAAGTAAATGAAGAAAAAATGAAAATAAAAGTTATGGTTTCAATATTTGGAAGAAAAACACCAATTGAAATCGATTTTGTTCAGGCAGAATTAGAAAAATAA
- the rplK gene encoding 50S ribosomal protein L11 — translation MAKKITGFIKLQIPAGKANPSPPVGPALGQKGVNIMEFCKQFNARTADKGGLIIPVVITVFSDKSFTFITKTPPAAELLKKAAKVEKGAAEPNKVKVAKVTKSQVKEIAEMKMPDLNANDIDHAMSMVAGTARSMGFSVEE, via the coding sequence ATGGCAAAGAAAATAACTGGATTTATAAAATTGCAAATTCCCGCTGGTAAAGCTAATCCATCACCACCTGTTGGACCTGCTCTAGGCCAAAAAGGTGTTAATATTATGGAGTTTTGTAAGCAATTCAATGCTCGTACCGCTGACAAAGGAGGTTTAATAATTCCAGTTGTTATCACGGTTTTTTCTGATAAATCATTTACGTTTATTACGAAAACACCACCAGCAGCAGAATTACTTAAAAAGGCAGCAAAAGTTGAAAAAGGTGCAGCAGAACCAAATAAAGTGAAAGTTGCAAAAGTTACTAAATCTCAAGTAAAAGAAATTGCTGAAATGAAAATGCCCGATTTAAACGCTAATGATATTGACCACGCCATGAGTATGGTTGCAGGTACTGCAAGAAGCATGGGTTTTTCAGTAGAAGAATAA
- the rplA gene encoding 50S ribosomal protein L1 — protein sequence MMKVSKRIKSAKAKVDLKKDYNLDEAVKKLKEVSNVKFTESLDCAIRLGVDPRHADQMVRGTVSLPNGTGKEVKVLVVAKGSKAQDALDAGADFAGFEEYLEKIKGGWADIDVIVATPDVMADLGKLGRILGPKGLMPNPKSGTVTMDVAQAVKEVKAGKIEFRVDKTGIISTSLGKLSFPEDKLVENVRAFLTTIIKMKPSSAKGQYVKSLYLSTTMGPGLKISRDEVAIIK from the coding sequence ATAATGAAAGTTTCTAAAAGAATTAAATCAGCAAAAGCAAAAGTAGATTTAAAAAAAGATTATAATCTTGATGAAGCAGTCAAGAAATTAAAAGAAGTATCAAATGTTAAGTTTACTGAATCTTTGGACTGTGCAATTAGATTAGGTGTAGATCCTCGACACGCCGATCAAATGGTTAGAGGAACAGTGAGTTTACCAAATGGAACTGGAAAAGAAGTTAAAGTGTTAGTAGTTGCTAAAGGTTCAAAAGCTCAGGATGCACTTGATGCAGGAGCTGATTTTGCTGGGTTTGAAGAATATTTGGAAAAGATTAAAGGTGGATGGGCAGATATTGATGTAATTGTAGCTACACCGGATGTGATGGCAGATTTAGGAAAACTTGGTAGAATATTAGGTCCAAAAGGATTGATGCCTAATCCTAAAAGTGGTACTGTTACTATGGATGTTGCTCAGGCAGTTAAAGAAGTTAAAGCTGGCAAAATAGAATTCAGAGTAGATAAAACCGGAATAATAAGTACTTCATTAGGTAAACTTTCGTTTCCGGAAGATAAATTGGTTGAAAATGTAAGAGCATTTTTAACTACAATTATAAAAATGAAACCGTCTTCGGCAAAAGGACAATATGTTAAAAGCCTCTATCTTTCTACTACAATGGGACCAGGCTTAAAAATTTCCCGCGATGAAGTGGCAATTATTAAATAA
- the rplJ gene encoding 50S ribosomal protein L10, protein MDKSEKNEIISQIKELINNSSAIYLVDYSKINVEDINRLRKEFRKEGVKYKVFKNTLFKKALIEIQGYEKFNDLLVGMSGFAFAKDNATAPAKVIKKFFDTTGKFALKGCYIETQFFEGTQLDVLSTLPTKAEIIAGIIGSLNSPASGVVGAIGAVIRDLVSVIDAIEQKKAA, encoded by the coding sequence ATGGACAAATCAGAGAAAAACGAAATAATCTCTCAGATTAAAGAACTTATCAATAACTCCTCTGCCATTTATTTGGTAGATTACAGCAAAATCAATGTAGAAGACATTAATCGTCTTCGAAAAGAATTTCGTAAAGAAGGAGTTAAATATAAAGTCTTTAAGAATACACTTTTCAAAAAAGCCTTAATCGAAATTCAAGGTTATGAAAAGTTTAATGATCTGTTAGTAGGAATGTCTGGTTTTGCATTTGCAAAAGATAATGCTACAGCACCGGCTAAAGTTATCAAGAAATTTTTTGATACTACCGGAAAATTTGCTCTTAAAGGTTGTTATATAGAAACTCAATTTTTCGAAGGAACGCAGCTTGATGTATTATCAACACTGCCTACCAAAGCAGAAATAATTGCAGGAATTATTGGTAGTCTTAACTCTCCAGCATCTGGAGTAGTTGGTGCAATTGGCGCCGTAATCAGAGATCTCGTTAGTGTAATAGACGCTATCGAACAAAAAAAAGCAGCATAA